AAGACCGTTTATTTTGATCCCCTGCTCCAGCACCTTAGCCAATAAGGTGTGTGCTTTTAACTTCTCCCGTGGCGTTTCTTCAGCGGATATCACGTAGCCAGCCTTGTCCGACATCCGGTCACGTATTTCCGTTTTTAACGCATCGAGGGGAATAGCCTGATCTGATTGTGATTTTTCGGCCCATAAGATGACGGAGGCGATGGCCTCCTGATAGAGCACTTTGCAGTCGCTACGGGGAAGCGATGTTGACAGGTCGTGCGCTATTTTTTGCGCTACGCGCACGCCAAACACCTGCCCTGAATTGAGCGCCGCGCCGCCCGGACGCGTCACACCGTGCGTTCCGGCCACTTCTCCAACGGCGAAACAGCCGGGCAGACTGCTTTCACCCCAGATATCCACATCGATACCGCCATTCATATGCTGATTGTTGACGGTGAACTCCAGCGGTTGGCGGGTGATATCATGGCCGTGCATGGCATAAAGTTCGATGGCCAGCGGATTCATTTTTCTCAGGCGCTGAATGGGCAAACTGTCATCACAGCCATTATTCCTCAGCCAGGTGAGAACATCCTCATCAAGGTCGTCGAGTGAAAATGGCTCGCCCGCAGTAACCGGTTCAGGATTACGATTGAAGTCCATACGGACTTTACGCCCCGCGCGGATTTCTGCGGCAATCGCCATATCCACCAGGCTCGAGCCATAATCGAGCGTGCGCGTGGCATGAAAAGGCCACTGGTAGCCTTTGCGGAAGATGTTGGACGCCAGTTCTCGCGTAGTACGGTAATACCCGGCGAGGAAATTGTGCTCTTTACCCTCCCGATCAACGGAATAAATAGAGGGCATAACCTGCACATAGGTTCCTGATAAATTCCACGGGAAGGCGGTGCGCGGCGTGCCGATGCCAAACTGGCTTTCGCTAATATTGCAAAGCGTCAGGCCGGCTTCGAGGGCAAGCCCCAAAGAGCCGTAACATTTTTTCGGATAGACGCTGTCGCGATACATATCGCCGGGGCCGCCGGTGGCCAGTACCACGCAAGGAGACTCGACAATGCCTAACCGCCAGGCATTATTTGCCGCGCTGCGGGTACTGATAAGCAAACCTGCACAGCTTTCTGAACCCCGATCGTCTTTATGTTTAAGCAGCTGCAGGGCGGTCGATCCGCTTAGCATGGGAATGCTCAGCCTTTGCGTTTCTTCAAGCAGCACTTTTACCATCAGTCTGGAGGTGCGCGGGCCACAGCTGGTGGCCCGACCGGCCTCATCATGGTCGGTTTGATAGCGCAATATTGAACCAAAACCATCTTCCGGCAGCGCCAGACCAAGGTATTGCAGCCCGCCGAGGGTATGTATCGAACCCACGGCCTCAACGTAGGCGACATCTTTATCCATTGCCCCGCCTGCGCTCAGCGCTTCAGCAAGATGATGGTAATTATCGCCATTTTTTCCCGTTGCGGCGGTGTACAGGGTTTGCTTATCGGAACCCGAACAGGCGGACGTTCCCATATACAGGCCAGAAGTGACCAGCAACACGTTCACATTTCTGCGTTTCAGCTCTACCGCAGCGCGCAGACCGGCTGCGCCGGTGCCTACGACGACGGCTTCATAACGATAGAAAGGGATCTCCTTGCCATCAATATTACGCAGCTCTGTTTCAGCCACTTTGTTAAAGCCTTTGGGAAAGGGAACCTGGGTAAGGCTGTCCAGTATAGGTTTACTGATAGTTCTCATCTTAATTCCTGAATTTCAGTTCAACGAGAGCGGAAGCGTTATTTAACGCATTTCAAAGCATAAAAAATAATGACGCAGAAGCTGAAGGCAGGGATTAAAAAGGCTAACGCCATCGAGCTGCTGTCGGCCACCCATCCCATGATGTAGGGTGATATTGCCCCGCCAACTAAGGTCATCACCAGCCAGGAACCGGCACGCCTGGTCTGACTGCCCAGATTTTTTACGCCCATAGCAAAAATGCAGGGGTACATAATTGAAAGAAAGAAGAAGATAGCCACGAGGCCGATAACCGAGACTTTTTCAATAGCGCAGACTGCCAATAGACAAAGCCCGAGGTTAATCATTGCATAGGCGATCAGCATCGAGCGCGGACGAAAATATTTCATCAGCCAGGTACTGACAAAGCGGCCAATCATAAAGGTCAGCATGGCGGCAGAGAGTAAGTAAGAGGCTAACTGGACGGAAGAGCCGCTCCAGTGGTCGAGAGCATAGTTAATAAAGAATGACGCAATACCTACGTGGGCAGCCATGTAGAAGAACTGGGCAACCACCGCGCCAGTAAACTGCGTTTTTTTCCACAGGCTTACCGATGAAGAAGACAGGCTGTAGCCGCTCTTTTCCTGAATATCAGGCAGACGGATGAAAATAAAGGCAATCATCAGCAGCAGCACCAGTAATGACAGGGCAACATACGTTGACATCACCGGGTCGACGCGGTTGCCTGCAATATTCATATCGGGGGAAAAAAATAGCGAGCCGCCTATAACTGGCCCCATAAACACCCCTAATCCATTAAATGACTGCGCGAAATTCAGTCTGCGCTCCGAGTCTTCCGCTGCCCCCAAAGCCGCAGCATATAAATTTGCCGCCGTTTCCAGGCAGCCTAAGCCACAGGCTAATATGAACAGGGCGAAAACGAAGAAAGAGAATGTCCCTGCCGAGGTTGCGGGCACAAAGAGCAGGGCGCCGACGGCAAATAAAAACAGACCGGCAATGACGCCGGATTTATAGCCCATTCGGGTCATTAATGTGCCGGTTGGCATGGCAACAATAAAGTAAGCGCCGTAATAGGCCATCTGTAGAAAACCGGATCCTGCCTTGCTCACATTAAGGGAGTCCTGAAAGTGTTTATTCAGGACGTCCAGCAGGCCATGAGAAAATCCCCAAAGAAAAAACAGGGACGTTATCATGCTGAAGGCAAGTTTTACGGAAATGGTTTTATCGGATGGTGAGGCAACAGCGGCGATATTGTGATCGTAACTCATCATGACCTCTGGCTAATTAATCTTATTTATCAGGCCGTCCTTAGTAAGGGCATCAGTAAACTGATGCCCGTTATCTAAAGGTGACCGAGGATATGTTCGGCCGCCTTTTCTGCCACCATGATGGTTGGCGCATTGGTATTACTGCTCGGCACCTGTGGAATAACCGAAGAGTCGGCGACTCTGAGACCTTCAATACCGAAGACGCAAAGTTTTTCATCAACCACCGCCTGACGATCGCCGTCAATACCCATGCGGCATGTGCCTACCGGGTGATGATCGGTTTTCGCATTCAGGCAGGCGTACTCGAATAATTCTTTATCTGTTCTGACCTGCGGGCCGGGCAGATGGATCGCCTTGATATAGGGTTTCAGCGCATCCTGAGACAGAATTTCGCATACCAGCTTCAGCCCGCGCATTGACATTTCACGGTCGTAAGGGTCGGCCCAGTAATTGGGGTCAATCAGAGGTGCAGAAAGCGGATCGCCGTTTGCCAGGCGAACGGTGCCGCGGGAGCGGGGACGCAGAAAGGCGGAGTTCAGCGTGACCCCGGCGTTTTTCATTTTTTCGACTCCCGCCTCAATACCGGAGCCGAGGCCAAGATGGAACTGGACGTCCGGTGAGCGGGCATCCTTATCGAGATACCAAAATCCTCCTGTTTCAAACAGGCTTGATGCCACGGGGCCTTTTTTCAATAGCAGATATTGCAGCCCCGCCCAGGCCGCGTGGTGTGGCTTCAGACATGGGTCGTAGGTGTGATCGCCGGTACATTCCGCGATGGCAAACAGGTCCAGATGATCCTGTAAATTGCTGCCGATACCTTCCAGGTTATGCTGGACGTTAATTCCCAGGCTTTGTAAATGGCCGGCAGGGCCGATACCTGACTGCATCAGTATTTTCGGCGATCCTATCGCTCCTGCAGAAAGAATAACTTCTCTTTCTGCACGCACTACCTGCTTATTACCATTATTTTTATCAGCAATTTCTACCCCGACCGCACGCTTGCCTTGCAAAACAATGCGTAAAGTCAGGGTGTTCAGCATAATGGTCAGGTTAGGCCGTTTATTTACCGGGTTGAGATAGGCCTTAGATGTTGAAGATCGCCGCGCGTTTAATTGAGTGAGCTGGTAATAACCCAGGCCATCCTGTCTTTCACCGTTAAAGTCACCGTTAAAAGGCATAGTTAACTGCTGGCCTGCCTGGAAAAAGGCTTCGCAAATGGGCAGCGGGCTGACTGGATTGGAAACGCCTAAAGGCCCGCGATAATCATGATACTGATTAATAAAACGTTGGTTTTTTTCAGCCTTCTTAAAATAAGGTAATACCTCGTCATAAGACCAGCCTTTCACGTTATACAGGCTCTCCCAGCTGTCATAATCATGGCGCGACCCACGCGTATAAACCTGGGCATTTATCGATGAGCCACCGCCAATAACTTTGGCCTGTGTAAAACGTAATATACGGTTATTAAGGTTTTTTTGCGGGACGGTATGCCATCCCCAGCTGCCACGGCCTTTGGTCATTTTGGCAAAGCCCGCTGGCATGCTAAATAACGGGTGGTCATCACCGCCCCCGGCTTCTAATAATAATACGTTATTCGTTTTGTCTTCGCTGAGCCTGTTAGCCAGCACACACCCCGCGGAGCCGCCCCCGATGATGATATAATCGTATTTCACTGATAACCTCACGTAATCGGACTATAGCCGTCAGAACAAAGACAGCTATATATTTTATAAAACTCTTTTTATTAAGCGCAGGGACTGTCATATTATGACTTTGCCAGCCACCAATTTGTTCTTTCACCAATATGTAATTGAATGGTTTTTTGCTCTGTATAATCTTCAACGGCGTGCCTGCCTAATTCCCGCCCTAATCCGGACTGATTAAATCCGCCGAACGGCAATTCTGGCGATCCGTCCAGGAAAGTATTAACCCACACCGTACCCGCTTTTATTTTGCGCGCGGCCTCGAGGCAAATATCAATATCTTTGCTCCAGACGGAAGCAGAAAGTCCATAGCAGGTATCATTAGCAATTTTGATTGCCTGATCTTTATCTTCAAAAGTCAGAATGGACAGCACCGGCCCGAAGACTTCCTCTCTGGCAATGTCCATGCCTGGCGTGACGTTACCCACGATAGTCGGCTCAAGGAACAGGCCCTGGCGGCTAGGGATACGTTCACCGCCCAGTAAGATCTCAGCGCCCTGATCGCGCGCGGACTGAATCGCCTTTTCGATGGTTATCATCTGGTTTTCGTTAATGATTGCACCGATTTTGACCTCCGGGTTCAGCGGATCGCCAACCCGTACCAGACGTGATTTCTCCACCACCGCGCGGGTAAATTTATCAGCGATATCTTTGTGCACCAGAATTCGGCTACCGCTGTTGCAGCATTCGCCCGCATTGAAGTACACGCCAAATACCACCGCGTCTACCGCTGCATCCCAATCACAGTCAGGGAAGATAATTTGTGGATTCTTACCGCCCAGCTCCAGCGAAACCTTTTTCAACCTGCGGCCTGCTTCAGCGGCGATAAGGGTGCCGACGCGCGTCGAACCGGTGAAGGAGACCATATCGACCAGTTCGTGCGTCGACAGCGGAGCGCCGACTTCTTCACCTAATCCGGTGACGATATTGACCACCCCGCGCGGTAAACCCGCTTCAATCAGAATTTCACCCAGCATTAACGTCGTACCATTGGTGAACTCGCTTGGCTTGATAACCACAGTGCAACCCGCTGCCAGGGCAAAAGGAAGCTTCTGGCTAAGGATCCAGATGGGGAAATTCCAGGGCGTAATCATGGTGACCACACCGACAGGCTGGCGCACGACCACGCCTAACATTGAATCACCCAAATTATTGTAACTTTCCCCGTGCAAAGTACGCGCGAGGGAGGCGGCATAGCGCCACAGATCCACGCAGCCTGACACTTCGCCGTGCGCCTGACTCAGCGGTTTACCCGTTTCCAGGCATTCAATCATCGCCATTTCATCAACGCGTGCTGCAATGCCCTCCGCCACTTTTAATAATAATTTCGCACGCTCGCTGGCGGTCAGCGTAGCCCACTCCTTATCAAGCGCCCGGTGTGCGGCAGAAATCGCCAGCCCGGCGTCTTCTTTACTGCCCTCCGGGTAATTAGCT
This DNA window, taken from Erwinia tasmaniensis Et1/99, encodes the following:
- a CDS encoding FAD-binding protein produces the protein MRTISKPILDSLTQVPFPKGFNKVAETELRNIDGKEIPFYRYEAVVVGTGAAGLRAAVELKRRNVNVLLVTSGLYMGTSACSGSDKQTLYTAATGKNGDNYHHLAEALSAGGAMDKDVAYVEAVGSIHTLGGLQYLGLALPEDGFGSILRYQTDHDEAGRATSCGPRTSRLMVKVLLEETQRLSIPMLSGSTALQLLKHKDDRGSESCAGLLISTRSAANNAWRLGIVESPCVVLATGGPGDMYRDSVYPKKCYGSLGLALEAGLTLCNISESQFGIGTPRTAFPWNLSGTYVQVMPSIYSVDREGKEHNFLAGYYRTTRELASNIFRKGYQWPFHATRTLDYGSSLVDMAIAAEIRAGRKVRMDFNRNPEPVTAGEPFSLDDLDEDVLTWLRNNGCDDSLPIQRLRKMNPLAIELYAMHGHDITRQPLEFTVNNQHMNGGIDVDIWGESSLPGCFAVGEVAGTHGVTRPGGAALNSGQVFGVRVAQKIAHDLSTSLPRSDCKVLYQEAIASVILWAEKSQSDQAIPLDALKTEIRDRMSDKAGYVISAEETPREKLKAHTLLAKVLEQGIKINGLAQLAESVLWRHFALTSAAVLTQLDDYIRHGGGSRGARIILDKQGQSVPVGKDGNIEKWRFRPESIGDRAYKLQINWHAGQFCCSSRGVNHAVVLDKVFFEKNWPDYLMGDIYEKK
- a CDS encoding MFS transporter; this encodes MSYDHNIAAVASPSDKTISVKLAFSMITSLFFLWGFSHGLLDVLNKHFQDSLNVSKAGSGFLQMAYYGAYFIVAMPTGTLMTRMGYKSGVIAGLFLFAVGALLFVPATSAGTFSFFVFALFILACGLGCLETAANLYAAALGAAEDSERRLNFAQSFNGLGVFMGPVIGGSLFFSPDMNIAGNRVDPVMSTYVALSLLVLLLMIAFIFIRLPDIQEKSGYSLSSSSVSLWKKTQFTGAVVAQFFYMAAHVGIASFFINYALDHWSGSSVQLASYLLSAAMLTFMIGRFVSTWLMKYFRPRSMLIAYAMINLGLCLLAVCAIEKVSVIGLVAIFFFLSIMYPCIFAMGVKNLGSQTRRAGSWLVMTLVGGAISPYIMGWVADSSSMALAFLIPAFSFCVIIFYALKCVK
- a CDS encoding GMC family oxidoreductase, producing the protein MKYDYIIIGGGSAGCVLANRLSEDKTNNVLLLEAGGGDDHPLFSMPAGFAKMTKGRGSWGWHTVPQKNLNNRILRFTQAKVIGGGSSINAQVYTRGSRHDYDSWESLYNVKGWSYDEVLPYFKKAEKNQRFINQYHDYRGPLGVSNPVSPLPICEAFFQAGQQLTMPFNGDFNGERQDGLGYYQLTQLNARRSSTSKAYLNPVNKRPNLTIMLNTLTLRIVLQGKRAVGVEIADKNNGNKQVVRAEREVILSAGAIGSPKILMQSGIGPAGHLQSLGINVQHNLEGIGSNLQDHLDLFAIAECTGDHTYDPCLKPHHAAWAGLQYLLLKKGPVASSLFETGGFWYLDKDARSPDVQFHLGLGSGIEAGVEKMKNAGVTLNSAFLRPRSRGTVRLANGDPLSAPLIDPNYWADPYDREMSMRGLKLVCEILSQDALKPYIKAIHLPGPQVRTDKELFEYACLNAKTDHHPVGTCRMGIDGDRQAVVDEKLCVFGIEGLRVADSSVIPQVPSSNTNAPTIMVAEKAAEHILGHL
- a CDS encoding aldehyde dehydrogenase family protein: MSFLTAETSILAHYTPYQGMMLIDGELCHSVTGKRVDRIGPAHGIVVANYPEGSKEDAGLAISAAHRALDKEWATLTASERAKLLLKVAEGIAARVDEMAMIECLETGKPLSQAHGEVSGCVDLWRYAASLARTLHGESYNNLGDSMLGVVVRQPVGVVTMITPWNFPIWILSQKLPFALAAGCTVVIKPSEFTNGTTLMLGEILIEAGLPRGVVNIVTGLGEEVGAPLSTHELVDMVSFTGSTRVGTLIAAEAGRRLKKVSLELGGKNPQIIFPDCDWDAAVDAVVFGVYFNAGECCNSGSRILVHKDIADKFTRAVVEKSRLVRVGDPLNPEVKIGAIINENQMITIEKAIQSARDQGAEILLGGERIPSRQGLFLEPTIVGNVTPGMDIAREEVFGPVLSILTFEDKDQAIKIANDTCYGLSASVWSKDIDICLEAARKIKAGTVWVNTFLDGSPELPFGGFNQSGLGRELGRHAVEDYTEQKTIQLHIGERTNWWLAKS